From Opitutaceae bacterium, the proteins below share one genomic window:
- a CDS encoding FmdB family transcriptional regulator has protein sequence MPLYEYYCPDNNKIYQFYAKTIAQGETIPKCPDNPKFRMVKMISEFAIGGTRKKTSEGSEGSAGGEPGGEGMDVPDGIDDSRMESALGQLEKEMENIDENDPKAMGRMMRRMAELTGERLDGEMEEVVRKLEEGQDPEKIEEEMGDVLGDPDDEEGGGYGGMGGMGGPPMRDPTLYDY, from the coding sequence ATGCCGTTGTACGAATACTACTGTCCCGACAACAACAAGATCTACCAGTTCTACGCGAAGACGATCGCGCAGGGCGAGACGATCCCGAAGTGTCCCGACAATCCGAAGTTTCGGATGGTCAAAATGATATCGGAATTTGCCATCGGCGGAACCCGGAAGAAGACCTCTGAGGGGTCCGAAGGGTCGGCCGGCGGGGAGCCTGGTGGAGAGGGGATGGACGTGCCGGACGGCATTGATGACTCGCGAATGGAATCCGCCCTCGGCCAGCTCGAGAAGGAGATGGAGAATATCGATGAAAACGACCCCAAGGCGATGGGGCGGATGATGCGTCGGATGGCGGAATTGACCGGTGAGCGGTTGGACGGGGAGATGGAAGAGGTTGTCCGGAAACTCGAGGAGGGCCAGGACCCGGAGAAGATCGAGGAAGAAATGGGCGATGTGCTCGGCGACCCGGATGACGAAGAGGGCGGGGGATACGGCGGAATGGGTGGAATGGGCGGTCCCCCGATGCGGGATCCGACCCTTTACGATTACTAG
- a CDS encoding DUF2270 domain-containing protein has product MTPEFENPPESIDAKDYYTVMIHFYRGELGRIMIWRQRLDITTNWAIVGSVGMITFGLGSQTHTHLIFLFANFLIFLMLTIEARRYRFYDAFRARVRMLEAHFIMPVMMREARLLQGDWKKIMAEDLIIPSFKMSRLNATLKRYRRNYVWIFLIIAGAWFIKIWLDFPDAHSFPTFIAALSNNQPMPKGVFWVLFALCYLTLAGLTVGSFLMKEKSGEFSSKAMRRKKWLK; this is encoded by the coding sequence ATGACACCTGAATTCGAAAATCCACCCGAGTCAATTGACGCCAAGGATTACTATACGGTGATGATCCATTTTTACCGGGGAGAACTCGGGCGGATCATGATCTGGAGACAACGGCTCGATATCACCACGAATTGGGCGATCGTCGGTTCGGTCGGCATGATCACGTTCGGTCTCGGGTCGCAGACCCATACCCACCTGATATTCCTCTTCGCCAATTTCCTGATCTTCCTGATGCTGACGATCGAAGCCCGACGCTATCGGTTCTACGATGCCTTCCGCGCCAGGGTACGTATGCTCGAAGCACATTTCATCATGCCGGTCATGATGCGGGAGGCGCGTCTTCTTCAGGGAGACTGGAAAAAAATCATGGCGGAAGACCTGATCATCCCCAGTTTCAAAATGAGCCGGCTCAACGCCACCCTGAAACGTTACCGACGCAATTATGTCTGGATTTTCCTGATCATCGCCGGAGCCTGGTTCATCAAGATCTGGCTGGATTTCCCGGATGCCCACAGTTTCCCGACGTTCATCGCCGCTCTTTCCAACAACCAGCCGATGCCGAAGGGGGTGTTCTGGGTATTGTTTGCCCTATGCTACCTGACCCTGGCCGGCCTTACCGTTGGTTCCTTCCTGATGAAGGAGAAATCCGGTGAATTTTCCTCCAAGGCGATGCGCCGGAAAAAATGGCTGAAGTGA
- a CDS encoding TonB family protein, with translation MTRMAVVLLSMLALLAGNGHARAFRAPIPEKYPSPSYPDEMEGSGLDGRAELIFTVLEDGSVENPSVREASHPAFAQAALEVIEGWRFKPGLRDGRIQAMRVALPFVFYAGPARKANAVLGRVVYTDIDDIIYSPVEVGGLPEITYQPMPPYPKAMLGSGRTEIVNLTMVVGPDGRGYNMEIEGYPPKGFAFVAVVAASRYRFKPVMYRGKPVHVYTRLSIVISEDPDLARRSGSDRDVVGETFDPLADYPEL, from the coding sequence ATGACGCGGATGGCGGTGGTTCTCCTGTCAATGCTCGCATTGCTTGCCGGGAACGGTCATGCGCGTGCATTTCGGGCTCCGATACCCGAGAAATACCCATCCCCAAGCTATCCGGATGAGATGGAGGGATCGGGTCTCGACGGGCGGGCCGAGCTCATCTTCACCGTGCTCGAAGATGGTTCGGTCGAGAATCCGAGTGTTCGTGAAGCTTCGCATCCGGCCTTTGCCCAGGCAGCCCTGGAGGTGATCGAAGGGTGGCGTTTCAAGCCGGGTCTGCGAGACGGCAGGATTCAGGCAATGAGGGTAGCCCTTCCATTTGTGTTTTACGCCGGTCCGGCCCGGAAGGCGAATGCGGTTCTCGGCCGGGTCGTCTATACGGATATTGACGACATCATCTACAGTCCGGTTGAAGTGGGCGGTCTCCCGGAGATCACCTATCAGCCCATGCCTCCTTACCCGAAAGCGATGCTGGGAAGCGGCCGGACTGAAATCGTCAACCTCACAATGGTGGTCGGTCCCGACGGGCGCGGATACAATATGGAGATTGAGGGGTATCCGCCCAAAGGCTTCGCGTTCGTCGCGGTGGTGGCGGCCAGTCGGTACCGATTCAAGCCCGTGATGTATCGCGGAAAGCCGGTTCACGTCTACACACGCCTGAGCATCGTCATCTCGGAGGATCCGGACCTGGCCCGACGTTCGGGGTCCGACCGGGACGTGGTCGGAGAGACCTTCGATCCACTCGCGGACTATCCGGAACTCTAG
- a CDS encoding inositol monophosphatase yields MDLTERIRTGRAVVTAQIELLLEGFGESVSHWKHDGTRVTEIDLRISERVFAALGAAFPDDDLCSEEGDPAAGPRSLESRYCWILDPVDGTNNFAIGIPMVAISLALLEDGEPVYGFVYDLGGRRLHHGGPGRGLWVDDQRIEPGIPEERDARIVALHSPIDGRHLPLLKAILRKFKIRAYGSGALHLTHVAYGRIDACLDFTIKVWDIAAAVAFCRESGTAITFFQNNPFPVRRFDVRMRPTPYLAASPAIHQEMLRDMPIPGKK; encoded by the coding sequence ATGGATTTGACCGAACGGATAAGGACGGGGCGCGCCGTAGTCACGGCCCAGATCGAGCTGCTGTTGGAAGGGTTCGGAGAATCGGTCAGTCATTGGAAGCACGACGGCACCCGGGTTACGGAAATCGACCTGCGGATCTCGGAGCGGGTTTTCGCCGCTCTCGGAGCCGCCTTCCCCGACGACGATCTCTGCAGTGAGGAAGGAGACCCTGCAGCGGGTCCGCGGTCCCTGGAGAGCCGCTACTGCTGGATCCTCGATCCGGTCGACGGAACCAACAATTTTGCCATCGGGATCCCGATGGTCGCCATCTCCCTGGCTCTCCTCGAAGATGGCGAGCCGGTTTATGGATTTGTCTACGATCTGGGTGGACGGCGACTGCACCACGGAGGGCCCGGTCGGGGGCTCTGGGTGGATGATCAACGCATCGAACCCGGAATTCCCGAGGAGCGCGATGCCCGGATCGTCGCATTGCACAGCCCGATCGACGGTCGCCACCTACCGCTCCTGAAGGCGATTCTGAGGAAATTCAAGATCCGGGCCTACGGGAGCGGCGCCCTGCATCTGACGCACGTGGCCTATGGCCGGATCGATGCGTGTCTCGATTTCACGATCAAGGTCTGGGATATTGCAGCGGCGGTCGCCTTCTGCCGGGAATCCGGGACGGCGATCACGTTTTTTCAGAACAACCCGTTTCCGGTTCGGCGGTTTGATGTCCGGATGCGACCCACGCCGTATCTGGCAGCGTCCCCGGCCATTCACCAGGAGATGCTCCGCGATATGCCGATACCCGGCAAAAAATGA
- a CDS encoding DMT family transporter: MVSHLGEIYSVTCALLWAIAVIFLRTASASVPAVELNVLKNVVGLFLFAGSFVVVGWDEFHNLTAEKLGLLSLSALLGITVADTFFLKALNLLGASRTAVVDCLYSPFVIVLSVFFLDESLRWGHLAGFILIIGGVLLATASTHFDRLPTGVLWKGLGYGALAMFLMASGVILSKPILADTSPLAVSAWRLMVGFLGCVAWILVSGRTKQSIRVFRGPLPWVSIFLGASLGSWLSLLVWMAGFKYTEASTASILNQTSIIFIIILAALFLREPIGWRRATGVFLGFAGVAAIFLLP, encoded by the coding sequence ATGGTCAGCCACCTGGGAGAAATCTATTCCGTCACCTGCGCATTGCTCTGGGCGATCGCCGTGATCTTCCTGCGCACGGCCTCGGCCAGCGTTCCTGCCGTCGAACTGAATGTCCTCAAGAACGTGGTCGGCCTTTTTCTGTTCGCGGGTTCCTTTGTGGTGGTCGGGTGGGATGAATTTCACAACCTCACGGCGGAGAAGCTGGGGCTGCTCAGCCTGTCAGCCCTGCTTGGCATCACCGTCGCGGACACTTTTTTTCTCAAAGCGCTGAACCTCCTGGGCGCCAGTCGGACTGCGGTTGTCGACTGCCTCTACAGTCCGTTCGTCATCGTCCTCTCGGTGTTCTTCCTGGACGAATCGTTGCGATGGGGCCATCTGGCCGGCTTCATCCTGATCATCGGTGGCGTTCTGCTTGCGACGGCCAGCACCCATTTCGACCGGCTGCCCACCGGTGTTCTCTGGAAGGGATTGGGGTATGGTGCCCTGGCCATGTTCCTGATGGCCTCGGGAGTCATTCTCTCCAAACCGATTCTTGCGGATACCTCTCCCCTCGCCGTTTCGGCCTGGCGCCTGATGGTCGGATTCCTGGGATGCGTGGCCTGGATTCTCGTATCCGGCCGGACAAAACAATCCATCCGGGTCTTTCGGGGTCCCTTGCCCTGGGTCAGCATCTTCCTGGGAGCCTCGCTCGGCTCCTGGCTTTCCCTCCTTGTCTGGATGGCGGGATTCAAGTACACGGAAGCCTCGACGGCCTCGATCCTCAATCAGACATCGATCATCTTCATCATCATCCTTGCGGCGCTTTTTCTCCGCGAACCGATTGGATGGAGAAGAGCGACGGGTGTGTTCCTCGGATTTGCCGGGGTGGCGGCGATTTTCCTCCTGCCCTGA
- a CDS encoding aldolase/citrate lyase family protein: MRRSKVLAKIRAGEVARICNFGHFLPYAPKQAALAGFDGVWMDGEHRAWNPREVQAMIAFHHLADIDCLWRPPTLEKTGLYRLLEDGASGVIIPHVSTPEKAAAIVEATRYPPIGDRGFDGVGLDCGFDFQPFESTRDSNRETVVSVQLETPLALENADAIAAIEGVDILFLGPGDLSLRLGCSPAAGDPTMLEAEKRVAAAAARHGKAWGRPVGSKEDMAIIVELGARFVIMGGDFTWVMNGLKSVQSVFNEVLGEA; the protein is encoded by the coding sequence ATGAGGCGTTCCAAGGTTCTGGCAAAAATCCGGGCGGGCGAAGTTGCCCGAATCTGCAATTTCGGTCACTTTCTACCCTACGCGCCGAAGCAGGCGGCTCTCGCCGGATTCGACGGGGTCTGGATGGACGGCGAACACCGGGCCTGGAACCCACGGGAGGTCCAGGCAATGATCGCTTTTCATCATCTGGCCGACATCGACTGCCTCTGGCGTCCGCCAACCCTCGAGAAAACTGGGCTCTACCGGTTGCTGGAGGACGGGGCTTCCGGAGTCATCATCCCCCATGTCTCGACGCCGGAGAAGGCCGCCGCCATCGTGGAGGCGACCCGCTATCCGCCCATCGGCGACCGGGGCTTTGACGGAGTCGGCCTTGACTGCGGGTTTGACTTTCAGCCCTTCGAATCGACCCGGGACAGTAATCGGGAGACCGTGGTATCCGTGCAGTTGGAAACGCCCCTGGCGCTGGAGAATGCCGATGCCATTGCCGCGATCGAAGGGGTCGACATTCTCTTTCTGGGTCCCGGAGATCTTTCCCTTCGTCTGGGTTGTTCCCCCGCAGCCGGAGATCCCACCATGCTGGAAGCCGAAAAGCGGGTCGCCGCGGCTGCCGCCCGCCACGGGAAGGCCTGGGGCCGTCCGGTCGGCTCGAAGGAAGACATGGCGATCATCGTGGAACTGGGTGCGCGCTTCGTCATCATGGGGGGGGATTTCACCTGGGTCATGAACGGACTTAAGTCGGTCCAATCGGTCTTCAACGAGGTTCTGGGCGAAGCCTGA
- a CDS encoding 3-deoxy-D-arabino-heptulosonate 7-phosphate synthase has translation MILPKQNRLTDEQLTEVTSIVKEFGCDIMVIVGAVRTIYAIIGDERHDLMIKRIEGLAYIDRVDNIQSPHKLMDIRSDLATHRVQIGGITAGKELLIIAGHCTIDPKNPELFYETAQAVKEAGGHVLRGGVWKPRTNPYSFQGDARSMEILMEASARTGLPVNTEVMDEFHLEMALEAGVQMLQVGTRNALNYSLLRSIGKAIAGRETVVLLKRSRHMGPLDEFIAAAEYIANFGNPNVMLCPRGTMPTLEGYRNHPDESITPLLKERTWAPVIVDPSHSVGKSVYVEACAMAAVAYGADGLCIEAHIRPAKGMGDDPKQAVTPEALRRIIEKARKIWALRTES, from the coding sequence ATGATTCTTCCCAAACAGAACCGCTTGACCGACGAGCAGTTGACCGAAGTCACCTCCATCGTGAAGGAATTCGGCTGCGACATCATGGTCATTGTCGGGGCGGTCCGCACGATCTACGCCATCATCGGTGATGAGCGCCACGACCTCATGATCAAGCGGATCGAGGGTCTCGCCTACATCGACCGGGTGGACAATATCCAGTCGCCCCACAAGCTGATGGATATCCGGTCCGATCTGGCCACCCACAGGGTACAGATTGGTGGCATCACGGCCGGAAAGGAACTGTTGATCATAGCGGGGCACTGCACGATCGACCCGAAGAACCCGGAGCTGTTCTATGAAACCGCCCAGGCGGTCAAGGAAGCTGGTGGTCATGTCCTGCGGGGAGGGGTCTGGAAGCCGCGGACCAACCCCTATTCGTTTCAGGGCGATGCCAGGTCCATGGAGATCCTGATGGAGGCATCCGCCCGCACGGGCCTGCCGGTCAATACCGAAGTCATGGACGAGTTTCACCTCGAAATGGCCCTCGAGGCGGGCGTACAGATGCTTCAGGTCGGCACGCGAAACGCCCTCAACTATTCACTCCTGCGGAGTATCGGCAAAGCCATCGCCGGGCGCGAGACGGTCGTCTTGCTGAAACGCAGCCGCCACATGGGTCCGCTCGATGAATTCATCGCGGCAGCTGAGTACATCGCCAATTTCGGCAACCCCAACGTCATGCTCTGCCCCCGTGGCACCATGCCGACGCTTGAAGGCTACCGGAACCACCCGGATGAGTCGATCACACCCCTACTGAAAGAGAGAACCTGGGCGCCGGTCATCGTCGACCCATCGCATTCGGTCGGGAAATCGGTCTATGTGGAAGCTTGCGCGATGGCGGCGGTAGCCTACGGTGCCGACGGACTCTGCATCGAGGCCCACATCCGGCCGGCAAAGGGCATGGGCGACGACCCGAAGCAGGCCGTAACCCCTGAGGCACTCCGGCGGATCATCGAAAAGGCGCGCAAGATTTGGGCCTTGCGGACGGAGTCTTAA
- a CDS encoding FkbM family methyltransferase → MHPALAFTRNQRLPLNLRRLVGGWFVPMSGRTFTLDLEPVFHGRLDNYIEWVVYVTGQFFEFPYINLVRRLHKGGVALDIGANLGNHALAFSAIFDEIHAVEPYPPVYERLAARREITDRIHPYRVALSDRSGSLSFQEPRTDNLGIGRIAEGGGMRVEALRGDDFVRAEIHSRIDFVKVDVEGHELEVIRGLAGTLESNRPTVIFEASKAVMKTSDSIRACFDLFPQNYVFHSLSGQSSWPLQRATARMYPMCRDAPRSGRRSVDLIARPREKVTGDQR, encoded by the coding sequence ATGCACCCGGCCCTGGCTTTCACCCGCAACCAGCGTCTCCCCCTCAACCTCCGGCGCCTGGTCGGCGGGTGGTTTGTTCCCATGTCGGGCCGGACGTTCACACTCGACCTCGAGCCGGTCTTCCACGGTCGTCTGGACAACTATATCGAGTGGGTTGTCTATGTGACCGGTCAGTTTTTCGAGTTTCCCTACATCAATCTGGTCAGGCGGTTGCACAAGGGCGGGGTGGCCCTGGATATCGGAGCCAACCTCGGCAATCACGCCCTGGCATTTTCCGCGATTTTCGATGAAATCCACGCCGTCGAGCCGTATCCTCCGGTCTATGAACGGTTGGCCGCCCGTCGGGAGATTACGGACCGGATCCACCCTTACCGGGTCGCTTTGAGCGACCGAAGCGGCTCGCTCTCCTTTCAGGAGCCCCGGACGGACAACCTTGGGATCGGGCGGATTGCCGAAGGCGGAGGCATGAGGGTCGAGGCTCTGCGCGGCGATGACTTTGTCCGCGCCGAGATCCACTCGCGCATCGATTTCGTCAAGGTCGACGTTGAAGGCCATGAACTCGAAGTCATCCGTGGGCTGGCCGGAACCCTGGAGAGCAATCGCCCCACCGTCATCTTCGAGGCTTCAAAGGCGGTCATGAAGACAAGTGACTCGATCCGGGCGTGTTTTGACCTCTTTCCACAGAATTACGTATTCCACAGCCTGAGCGGCCAGAGCAGCTGGCCGCTCCAGCGGGCGACAGCCAGGATGTATCCAATGTGTCGTGACGCCCCGCGGTCGGGGCGCCGCAGCGTGGATCTGATCGCCCGCCCCCGTGAGAAAGTCACGGGGGATCAAAGGTAA
- a CDS encoding TonB family protein: MKVDTCFIAAIFAVLPTVLMGAKTPPSPMDYQAPVYPEALLDSGKDGMAKITFTVNERGLVEDPVVAEASEPEFGESALAAVREWRFRPGTEDDVAISMKVSLPFQFTASPENKINAALHRKVFKVIDETIVPAKDLDSRPVVATRKRVPYPAALKGSGTEERITLAVVIGPDGLIYNPEIIKYTVKEFYIPALVTAAQWTFEPPMKDGKPTYAQFDLTIWVMEGDMPAGRGETGRKTPPPSN, encoded by the coding sequence ATGAAAGTCGACACTTGTTTTATCGCGGCGATTTTCGCCGTTTTGCCAACCGTCCTGATGGGGGCGAAGACGCCACCTTCGCCCATGGATTACCAGGCGCCGGTCTATCCGGAGGCCCTGCTGGACAGCGGCAAAGACGGCATGGCCAAGATCACTTTCACCGTCAACGAACGTGGCCTGGTCGAGGATCCTGTCGTCGCGGAGGCCTCGGAACCGGAATTTGGCGAGTCGGCGCTGGCGGCGGTTCGTGAGTGGCGTTTCCGACCGGGAACCGAGGATGATGTCGCGATCTCGATGAAGGTGTCCCTGCCTTTCCAGTTCACCGCTTCTCCGGAGAACAAGATCAATGCGGCCCTGCACCGAAAGGTCTTCAAAGTGATTGACGAGACCATTGTGCCGGCGAAAGACCTTGATTCGCGACCGGTCGTGGCCACCCGCAAGCGGGTTCCATATCCGGCGGCCCTCAAGGGATCGGGAACGGAGGAGCGAATCACTCTGGCGGTAGTGATCGGGCCGGATGGTCTGATCTACAATCCCGAGATCATCAAGTACACGGTGAAGGAATTCTATATTCCCGCTCTGGTCACGGCGGCCCAGTGGACGTTTGAGCCGCCGATGAAGGACGGCAAGCCGACCTATGCCCAGTTCGATTTGACCATCTGGGTAATGGAAGGCGACATGCCTGCCGGTCGTGGAGAGACCGGCCGCAAGACACCGCCACCATCGAATTGA
- a CDS encoding sialidase family protein — translation MERFIAIDNVCAWPNLTRMADGTLIATIFNQPTHGGWEGDVECWASRDEGRTWKLRGVPAPHEPGTNRMNVAAGLAGDGALVVIASGWSRRNKPGNYSSAHEGEVLTPWVCRSEDGGITWKRTGSVKLPRIELYRGVPFGDVVRHADGALGVCIYGGDKNGNHSEYFTSDDDGLNWRRKSVIEGDSSNETAPLVLPDGTLLAAARTRTDSRLELHRSRDQGCSWEALGALTLAGQIPGHLLRLADGRILLSFGMRNKGMHGVGVRLSSDSGETWGAPRVIVNYHAETDGGYPSSVQVEDGTIVTAYYCGGIETHQRYHMGVVRWKAE, via the coding sequence ATGGAACGCTTCATCGCCATCGACAACGTCTGTGCCTGGCCCAACCTGACCCGAATGGCCGACGGCACACTCATCGCCACGATCTTCAATCAACCCACGCACGGCGGTTGGGAGGGCGATGTGGAATGCTGGGCCAGTCGCGACGAAGGTCGCACCTGGAAGCTGCGCGGAGTCCCCGCGCCGCATGAACCCGGAACCAACCGCATGAATGTGGCGGCCGGCCTGGCTGGGGATGGTGCCCTCGTGGTCATCGCCTCGGGATGGAGTCGGCGGAACAAACCGGGCAATTATTCGAGTGCCCATGAGGGTGAGGTGCTCACCCCCTGGGTCTGCCGTTCGGAGGATGGCGGAATCACCTGGAAACGTACCGGTTCCGTCAAACTGCCGAGGATTGAGCTCTACCGTGGTGTTCCTTTCGGGGACGTCGTAAGGCATGCGGACGGAGCCCTTGGTGTCTGCATTTACGGCGGGGACAAGAACGGAAACCATTCCGAATACTTCACGAGCGACGATGACGGCCTGAACTGGAGGCGGAAGAGTGTGATCGAAGGGGATTCCAGCAATGAGACCGCACCGCTGGTCCTGCCCGACGGCACCCTCCTGGCGGCCGCGCGCACCCGGACGGACTCACGTCTCGAACTCCACCGATCCCGGGACCAGGGGTGCTCATGGGAGGCGCTGGGAGCGTTGACTCTGGCCGGTCAGATCCCGGGGCATCTGCTCCGCCTGGCCGACGGTCGGATCCTGCTTTCCTTCGGCATGCGCAACAAAGGGATGCACGGAGTGGGGGTACGCCTGAGCAGCGATTCCGGAGAGACCTGGGGTGCCCCGCGGGTGATCGTCAACTACCATGCCGAGACGGACGGGGGCTACCCCTCAAGCGTCCAGGTGGAGGACGGGACAATTGTGACGGCCTATTATTGCGGCGGGATCGAGACACATCAGCGGTACCACATGGGCGTTGTCCGCTGGAAGGCGGAGTAA
- a CDS encoding alpha/beta fold hydrolase → MPATSPSFYRAPWWLPGGHLQTLEPALAGSRRDPGYRRERLELPDGDFVDLDWLASGSANLGLLIHGLEGSARSPYIIAMARALWTADPGRDVLALNLRGCSGEPNRTRRFYHSGETEDLRSVIAHVAERYDKIALVGFSLGGNITLKYLGEAPDQVHQRIKAAVAFSVPCHLASSASVLARPLNRIYMKRFLRTLVAKIRHYAREHPGSIDLSGIDSMRTFREFDGCYTGPLHGFRDADDYWTRCSSRQFLPAIRVPTLLVNARNDPFLSPECFPEGEDAVNPALRLEFPDTGGHVGFPGKEPDDRGWKENRAIQFLETLD, encoded by the coding sequence GTGCCGGCGACTTCTCCTTCCTTCTACCGGGCCCCCTGGTGGTTGCCCGGCGGCCACCTTCAGACCCTCGAGCCGGCCCTGGCCGGAAGTCGGCGGGATCCCGGCTACCGCCGGGAACGTCTCGAATTGCCCGACGGCGATTTTGTCGACCTGGATTGGCTCGCGTCCGGATCAGCGAACCTCGGCCTGCTCATTCATGGGCTCGAGGGTTCCGCCCGTTCCCCCTATATCATTGCCATGGCCCGGGCGCTTTGGACGGCTGATCCGGGGCGCGATGTGCTTGCCCTCAACCTGCGGGGCTGCAGCGGTGAGCCGAATCGAACCCGGCGGTTCTACCACAGCGGTGAAACGGAAGACCTCCGTTCGGTCATCGCCCATGTGGCGGAACGCTACGACAAGATCGCCCTCGTCGGCTTCAGTCTGGGAGGCAATATCACGCTGAAGTACCTTGGTGAAGCGCCCGATCAGGTCCATCAGAGGATCAAGGCGGCTGTTGCCTTCTCGGTCCCCTGCCACCTCGCTTCCAGCGCGTCCGTCCTCGCCCGGCCCCTCAACCGCATCTACATGAAGCGGTTTCTGCGCACTCTCGTCGCCAAGATCCGCCACTATGCCCGGGAGCACCCCGGTTCAATCGATCTATCCGGTATCGATTCCATGCGGACCTTTCGCGAATTCGACGGATGCTATACCGGCCCCCTGCACGGATTTCGGGATGCCGACGACTACTGGACCCGGTGCAGCTCCCGCCAGTTCCTGCCCGCGATCCGGGTGCCGACCCTTCTCGTGAATGCGCGCAACGACCCGTTTCTCAGTCCGGAGTGTTTTCCTGAAGGGGAGGACGCGGTTAACCCCGCACTCCGTCTCGAGTTCCCGGACACGGGTGGACACGTCGGGTTTCCTGGAAAAGAACCGGACGACCGGGGCTGGAAAGAGAATCGGGCGATCCAGTTCCTGGAGACACTCGACTAG
- a CDS encoding dipeptidase, translating into MTTSEYLEQHRESHLEQLKELIRIPSQSGDSRNRQDIRNAAAWLRDRFEAIGMENATVLETDRHPVVYADWLHAGGQPTVIFYAHYDVQPVDPLDLWQSPPFEPEVRDGRLYGRGASDDKLGVITVLAALETLIAVEGRLPVNVKICFEGEEEIGSPSLGACLLKERKRFAGDLVVSADGGQWSLDTPNLILGLRGATSLELHVSGPSGDLHSGMHGGAVLNPLEAIARILASMRLPDGTIAVDGFYDDVDPIDPQAEALAARVPFDETGYTERLGVPALHGEPGFSTQQRRTSRPTLEINGIWGGFQGEGMKTVIPSEAHAKITCRLVASQNPDRIFHLIREHVERETPVGVRAEVHFGGVRADAYSMSLDHPAIRIARSVLQDLYGKDPYACRIGGAFPSCPSSGKSSAWTRWSVVGERRIPISTPPTSTSTWRVLNAAGSDT; encoded by the coding sequence ATGACCACATCCGAATACCTTGAACAGCACCGGGAGAGCCACCTCGAGCAATTGAAGGAACTGATCAGGATCCCCAGCCAGTCCGGTGACAGTCGGAACCGGCAGGATATCCGGAACGCCGCAGCGTGGCTGCGGGATCGATTCGAAGCGATCGGCATGGAGAATGCCACGGTTCTTGAGACGGACCGACATCCGGTCGTTTACGCCGATTGGCTTCACGCCGGCGGACAACCGACCGTGATCTTCTACGCCCATTACGACGTTCAGCCGGTCGATCCGCTCGATCTCTGGCAGTCACCCCCGTTCGAACCGGAAGTGCGGGACGGCCGCCTCTACGGCCGCGGCGCCTCGGACGACAAACTCGGGGTGATTACAGTCCTGGCGGCACTCGAGACGCTGATTGCGGTCGAGGGCAGACTGCCCGTCAACGTGAAGATCTGCTTCGAAGGCGAAGAGGAGATCGGAAGTCCCTCACTCGGGGCCTGCCTCCTGAAGGAGCGGAAGCGATTTGCCGGTGACCTGGTGGTCAGTGCCGACGGAGGCCAATGGTCGCTCGACACCCCCAACCTGATTCTCGGACTCCGGGGGGCGACCAGTCTTGAACTCCATGTATCCGGACCCTCCGGTGATCTGCATTCCGGGATGCACGGAGGAGCCGTCCTCAATCCGCTGGAGGCGATCGCCCGGATCCTGGCTTCCATGCGGCTTCCGGACGGCACGATTGCGGTCGACGGATTCTACGACGATGTCGATCCGATCGACCCCCAGGCGGAAGCGTTGGCCGCCCGGGTGCCTTTCGATGAAACCGGATACACGGAAAGGCTCGGAGTGCCGGCACTGCACGGCGAACCCGGATTTTCCACCCAACAGCGGCGGACATCCCGCCCCACCCTTGAGATCAACGGAATCTGGGGAGGTTTCCAGGGCGAAGGCATGAAGACGGTTATCCCTTCCGAAGCCCACGCCAAGATCACCTGCCGCCTTGTTGCCTCCCAGAACCCCGACCGCATCTTTCACCTGATCAGGGAGCATGTGGAGCGTGAGACTCCGGTCGGGGTCCGGGCCGAAGTTCATTTCGGCGGAGTGAGGGCGGATGCCTATTCCATGTCGCTGGATCATCCGGCCATCCGAATTGCGCGCTCTGTGCTTCAGGATCTGTATGGGAAGGATCCCTACGCGTGCCGGATCGGGGGAGCATTCCCGTCCTGCCCGTCTTCAGGGAAGTCCTCGGCGTGGACACGCTGGTCTGTGGTTGGGGAACGCCGGATACCAATATCCACGCCCCCAACGAGTACATCCACCTGGAGAGTCTTGAACGCGGCCGGATCGGATACGTGA